One genomic window of Providencia hangzhouensis includes the following:
- a CDS encoding heavy metal response regulator transcription factor, giving the protein MKLLIVEDEHKTREYLSKGLSESGFIVDAIENGITGLHMATTEDYDLIILDVMLPDINGWEIAKSLRNSGKNTPILMLTALGNVEHRVKGLELGADDYLVKPFDFSELLARVRTLLRRGNSSIQKTQFTIANLHVDLIKRRVTRENDKIILTSKEFSLLEFFILHQGEVLSRSLIASKVWDMNFDSDTNVIDVAVKRLRAKIDQGYEPKLIHTIRGMGYLLEIPEND; this is encoded by the coding sequence ATGAAATTACTTATTGTTGAAGATGAACATAAAACGAGAGAATACCTGTCTAAAGGCTTAAGTGAGTCCGGGTTTATTGTTGATGCAATCGAAAATGGTATTACAGGCCTGCATATGGCCACAACTGAAGATTATGATTTAATTATTCTTGATGTGATGTTACCTGATATTAACGGCTGGGAAATTGCAAAGAGCTTACGCAATTCAGGAAAAAATACACCAATACTGATGCTCACTGCATTAGGTAATGTTGAGCATCGAGTCAAAGGACTAGAGTTAGGTGCTGATGATTATCTCGTTAAACCATTTGATTTTTCGGAGTTACTCGCTCGAGTAAGAACTTTATTACGCAGAGGCAACAGCAGCATCCAAAAAACACAGTTTACCATTGCTAACTTGCATGTTGACCTGATTAAGCGACGCGTTACCCGTGAAAATGATAAAATTATACTCACCAGTAAAGAGTTTTCTTTATTGGAATTTTTTATTCTTCACCAAGGTGAAGTACTTTCTCGTTCTCTTATCGCTTCAAAAGTGTGGGATATGAATTTTGATAGTGATACCAATGTGATTGATGTAGCAGTGAAAAGATTAAGAGCTAAAATAGATCAAGGCTATGAGCCTAAATTGATCCATACCATTAGGGGAATGGGCTATTTACTTGAGATCCCTGAAAATGATTAA